A window from Ovis canadensis isolate MfBH-ARS-UI-01 breed Bighorn chromosome 4, ARS-UI_OviCan_v2, whole genome shotgun sequence encodes these proteins:
- the FMC1 gene encoding protein FMC1 homolog — MAALGSPLRTWRGLLRELRYLNAATGRPFRDTAAYRYLVKAFRAHRVTSEKLCRAQHELHFQAATYLCLLRSIREHMALHQEFHGKGERSVEESAGLVGLKLPQQPGGKGWEP; from the exons ATGGCGGCCTTAGGGTCACCGCTGCGCACTTGGCGAGGCCTTCTACGGGAGTTGCGCTACTTGAACGCGGCCACAGGCCGACCCTTTCGCGACACCGCAGCCTATCGGTACCTCGTCAAAGCTTTCCGTGCACATCGG GTCACCAGTGAGAAACTGTGCAGAGCCCAGCATGAGCTTCATTTCCAAGCTGCCACCTATCTCTGCCTGCTACGCAGCATTCGAGAACACATGGCCCttcatcaggaatttcatggcaAGGGTGAGCGCTCAGTGGAGGAGTCTGCTGGCTTAGTGGGTCTCAAGTTGCCCCAGCAGCCTGGAGGGAAGGGCTGGGAGCCATGA